In Populus alba chromosome 9, ASM523922v2, whole genome shotgun sequence, a genomic segment contains:
- the LOC118059103 gene encoding GLABROUS1 enhancer-binding protein-like — protein MAPKRAPPVEDPPSASSSEEEETSSGEEEASDDEQSHPSPPQPQTKTIRTQNSAPKKPEPTAQQSESEHESDSGSESESESESEPDQSVKPITSKPMEETPPKEAAVKKSRSKPPVAATPEKSTAVKRGNGADRDSKDLKRVKSKESEPEKSEDSKKQLFQRLWTEEDEIALLQGIIDFIAEKGYDPSKDMNAFFDFIKKSLHFDVSMTQLKDKISRLRKKFENHVKGKKGESKIFSKPHDQKGFDLSKYIWGSEGTIKANGKKNNNGNDNKKGNAKKLEALKAELGMDVGEEERMEVEMERDSSVKKVLKFDGSVSGGKMDHYVVRNGLDFAHGMKKAEMEEKWRKLHIAELELFLNRNELIREQAKLMLSAFKADKD, from the coding sequence GTGCTCCTCCCGTTGAAGATCCACCTTCTGCTTCTAGCtccgaagaagaagaaacttctAGTGGTGAGGAAGAAGCATCTGATGATGAACAGAGCCACCCCTCTCCTCCACAGCCACAAACCAAAACCATCCGAACCCAAAACTCAGCCCCCAAAAAACCCGAGCCCACCGCTCAACAATCTGAATCTGAGCACGAATCTGATTCTGGGTCGGAGTCAGAATCCGAATCTGAATCGGAACCCGACCAGAGTGTCAAGCCTATAACCTCTAAACCAATGGAGGAGACCCCACCGAAGGAAGCAGCTGTCAAGAAGTCCAGATCCAAACCACCTGTAGCCGCCACTCCGGAGAAATCAACAGCTGTGAAGAGGGGTAACGGGGCTGATCGCGATTCGAAAGACTTGAAACGGGTTAAGAGCAAGGAATCAGAGCCTGAGAAGTCTGAGGACTCCAAAAAACAGCTCTTTCAAAGGTTGTGGACTGAGGAGGATGAGATTGCGCTGTTGCAAggtataattgattttattgcaGAGAAAGGTTATGACCCATCAAAGGATATGAATGCGTTTTTCGATTTTATTAAGAAGTCTTTGCATTTTGATGTGTCAATGACTCAATTGAAGGATAAGATTTCTAGGTTAAGGAAGAAGTTTGAGAATCATgtgaaagggaaaaaaggaGAAAGCAAGATTTTTAGCAAACCGCATGATCAGAAGGGGTTTGATTTGTCGAAATATATTTGGGGCAGTGAAGGGACTATTAAAGCTAAcgggaagaaaaacaataatggtaatgataataaaaaagggaaTGCTAAGAAACTAGAGGCATTGAAGGCTGAGTTGGGTATGGATGTGGGGGAGGAGGAGAGAATGGAAGTTGAGATGGAGAGAGATTCAAGTGTCAAAAAGGTTTTGAAGTTTGATGGAAGTGTGAGTGGTGGAAAAATGGATCATTATGTGGTGAGAAATGGATTGGATTTTGCGCATGGAATGAAGAAGGCAGAGATGGAGGAGAAGTGGAGGAAGTTGCATATAGCTGAATTGGAGTTGTTTTTGAATCGGAATGAATTGATACGAGAGCAAGCAAAGTTAATGCTGTCAGCTTTTAAAGCTGACAAGGATTAG